A single window of Arcobacter venerupis DNA harbors:
- a CDS encoding NADH-quinone oxidoreductase subunit B — translation MGLGVESKLGDSIVTTRLDHAVNWGRSYSLWPMVFGTACCAIEFMAAAGSKYDLSRFGAEVVRFSPRQADLLIVAGTISYKQAPILKKIYEQMCEPKWVISMGACACSGGFYDNYTTLQGIDQIIPVDEYIAGCPPRPEAILDAIMRIQERAHDESILKDRVKEFKGFLDA, via the coding sequence ATGGGATTAGGAGTTGAATCTAAATTAGGTGACTCTATTGTTACAACGAGACTTGATCATGCAGTAAATTGGGGAAGATCATACTCATTATGGCCAATGGTATTTGGAACAGCTTGTTGTGCCATAGAATTTATGGCTGCTGCTGGTTCTAAATATGACTTATCAAGATTTGGAGCAGAAGTTGTAAGATTTTCTCCAAGACAAGCAGATTTATTAATTGTTGCTGGAACTATTTCATATAAACAAGCTCCTATTTTAAAAAAAATCTATGAACAAATGTGTGAACCAAAATGGGTTATTTCTATGGGTGCATGTGCATGTAGTGGAGGTTTTTATGATAACTATACAACTCTTCAAGGAATAGATCAAATTATTCCAGTAGATGAATATATTGCAGGTTGTCCTCCACGTCCTGAAGCTATTCTTGATGCAATTATGAGAATTCAAGAAAGAGCACATGATGAATCTATTTTAAAAGATAGAGTAAAAGAGTTTAAAGGATTTTTAGATGCTTAA
- a CDS encoding MalY/PatB family protein, which yields MLDNIEYNFDEVVNRKNTNCAKWDGLKRYFGYEDLNPLWVADMDFKTPSFINEAIIDAAKNASYGYSIDSDALYESIINWQKNQHSWEIYKEDIYMINGVVPAYSACIEAFSNEGDEVIVQTPVYPPLFKSVNANNRKVVINELKNDNGYYTMDLEDLESKITSKTKILALCSPHNPVGRVWSKEELEKLATICLKHNITIISDEIHSDITFKKFTPLASISKEIANQTITLNSAGKTFNIAGLNCAYAISKNEEILDKFKKIAQKREIQSINFFGYISTKAAYDNGSVFVEELKKYLLSNIEFAKDYLKKKNMKIDFNIPEATYLLWLNFSKYNLSHNEIKNILLTKSKIALNDGVSFGSSGDKHFRLNLALSQKALEIALNQLSKEFS from the coding sequence ATGCTTGATAATATAGAATACAATTTTGATGAAGTAGTTAATAGAAAAAATACAAATTGTGCAAAGTGGGATGGTTTAAAAAGATATTTTGGATATGAAGATCTAAATCCACTTTGGGTTGCAGACATGGATTTTAAAACTCCAAGTTTTATAAATGAGGCAATTATTGATGCTGCGAAAAATGCTTCTTATGGTTATAGCATAGATAGTGATGCTTTATATGAATCAATAATAAACTGGCAAAAGAATCAACACTCTTGGGAAATATACAAAGAAGATATTTATATGATAAATGGTGTTGTTCCAGCTTATAGTGCTTGCATTGAAGCCTTTAGTAATGAAGGTGATGAAGTAATTGTTCAAACTCCAGTTTATCCTCCACTTTTTAAGTCTGTAAATGCAAATAATAGAAAAGTAGTAATAAATGAATTAAAAAATGACAATGGTTATTACACTATGGATTTAGAAGATTTAGAATCTAAAATCACTTCTAAAACAAAAATTCTAGCTCTTTGTTCACCTCACAATCCAGTAGGTCGTGTTTGGAGTAAAGAAGAACTTGAAAAACTTGCAACTATTTGTTTAAAACACAATATTACAATAATTTCAGATGAAATTCATTCAGATATTACATTTAAAAAATTCACTCCATTAGCTTCAATATCAAAAGAGATTGCAAATCAAACTATTACTTTAAATAGTGCTGGAAAAACTTTTAATATTGCTGGATTAAATTGTGCATATGCTATAAGTAAAAATGAAGAGATTTTAGATAAATTTAAAAAAATTGCTCAAAAAAGAGAAATTCAATCAATAAACTTTTTTGGATATATTTCTACAAAAGCAGCTTATGATAATGGTTCAGTATTTGTTGAAGAATTAAAAAAATATCTTTTAAGTAATATTGAGTTTGCAAAAGATTATTTAAAAAAGAAAAATATGAAGATTGATTTTAATATTCCAGAAGCAACTTATCTTTTATGGTTGAATTTTTCTAAATATAATCTTTCACATAATGAAATTAAAAATATATTACTTACAAAATCAAAAATAGCATTAAATGATGGTGTTTCTTTTGGTAGCAGTGGAGATAAACATTTTAGATTAAATCTAGCTCTTAGTCAAAAAGCCCTAGAAATAGCACTAAATCAGTTATCTAAAGAATTTTCATAG
- a CDS encoding NADH-quinone oxidoreductase subunit A has translation MSTQLILASVIFVAIGLILTSVFVLSKFVGPKNENSEMKNSVYESGVTNPIGTTNFRFSVKFYLVAISFLLFDVEIIFMFPWAINILELGYFGLFKMFIFMGLLFAGLIYLYKKKALSWD, from the coding sequence ATGTCAACTCAATTAATTCTAGCCTCTGTTATTTTTGTGGCTATTGGCCTTATACTTACCAGTGTATTTGTACTTAGCAAATTTGTTGGCCCAAAAAACGAAAACTCAGAAATGAAAAATAGTGTTTATGAAAGTGGGGTTACTAATCCTATTGGAACAACTAATTTTAGATTTTCTGTCAAGTTTTATTTAGTTGCCATTTCCTTTTTATTATTTGATGTGGAAATAATTTTTATGTTTCCTTGGGCTATAAATATTTTAGAGTTAGGTTATTTCGGACTTTTTAAAATGTTTATATTTATGGGATTACTCTTCGCAGGATTAATTTATCTTTATAAGAAAAAGGCTTTATCATGGGATTAG
- a CDS encoding menaquinone biosynthesis decarboxylase: MKEAIELLKKNDLLKIIDDELDIYLEIPHIAYIEVKKEDSKAILFTNVVDKKNNKKFDIPVLMNVFCNEKAVNLFIGDGDKIGREIESLLKMKPPTTFSEKLSTFGKLFALKNTIPKKNKGKGECQEVIKLGADAKLSDLPILTTWEQDGGPFITMGQVYTTSLNGELKNLGMYRLQVYSDNTLGMHWQIHKDSNHFFHEYKAAGKKMPVSIGIGGDPMYIWCGQAPLPIGVFELMLYGFVKNKNAQLVKSITNDIYVPRDNDFIIEGFVDPSKLRIEGPFGDHTGYYTLEEEYPFMEITAITSKAKPTFLATVVGKPPLEDKYMGHATERIFLPLLKTTAPDLIDYYMPENGVFHNLILAKIKTLYPGHASQMMHAFWGVGQMSFVKHAIFVDEKAPDLTNHDEVIKYILNRINVDDMLVSRGVVDALDHSSPKFAVGGKLGLDCTGDEIEELGITLLEDSELLSKTQNITAEVKDLKQYFKDTKNPITVISVEKTRNQKYLFEDLKPLFEHIKILIIVDAAKNDVTNPYMLVWRVANNIDSNRDLFIDGHTICLDATDKNSYDNFKRRWPDDVDCTKEVIESLRQRKILDVSDEFIKQFYL; encoded by the coding sequence ATGAAAGAAGCTATTGAACTATTAAAAAAGAATGATTTACTAAAAATTATTGATGATGAACTAGATATTTATTTAGAAATTCCACACATTGCATATATAGAAGTTAAAAAAGAGGATTCTAAAGCAATCTTATTTACAAACGTAGTGGATAAAAAAAACAATAAAAAATTTGATATTCCAGTATTAATGAATGTATTTTGTAATGAAAAAGCGGTAAACCTTTTTATTGGTGATGGGGATAAAATAGGACGAGAAATTGAAAGCCTATTAAAAATGAAACCACCTACAACTTTTAGTGAAAAGCTTTCAACTTTTGGAAAACTATTTGCACTTAAAAACACAATTCCTAAAAAAAATAAAGGAAAAGGTGAGTGTCAAGAAGTTATAAAATTAGGTGCTGATGCGAAACTTTCTGATTTACCAATTCTTACAACTTGGGAGCAAGATGGTGGGCCTTTTATTACAATGGGACAAGTTTATACAACTTCATTAAATGGTGAATTAAAAAACTTAGGAATGTATAGACTTCAAGTATATTCTGATAATACTCTTGGAATGCATTGGCAAATTCATAAAGATTCAAATCACTTTTTCCATGAATACAAAGCTGCTGGTAAAAAAATGCCAGTAAGTATCGGAATTGGTGGAGATCCTATGTATATTTGGTGTGGACAAGCGCCACTTCCAATTGGTGTTTTTGAACTTATGCTTTATGGATTTGTAAAAAATAAAAATGCTCAACTTGTAAAATCAATAACAAATGATATTTATGTTCCAAGGGATAATGACTTTATTATTGAGGGATTCGTAGATCCTTCAAAACTTCGAATTGAAGGGCCTTTTGGAGATCACACAGGTTATTACACCCTTGAAGAAGAGTATCCATTTATGGAAATTACTGCAATCACATCAAAAGCAAAACCTACATTTTTAGCAACAGTTGTTGGAAAACCACCACTAGAAGATAAATATATGGGACATGCAACAGAGAGAATATTTTTACCATTATTAAAAACAACTGCTCCTGATTTGATTGATTATTATATGCCTGAAAATGGAGTATTTCATAATCTAATTTTAGCGAAAATTAAAACTTTATACCCAGGACATGCAAGTCAAATGATGCATGCATTTTGGGGAGTAGGGCAAATGAGTTTTGTAAAACATGCTATTTTTGTAGATGAAAAAGCACCAGATTTAACAAATCATGATGAGGTTATAAAATATATTTTAAATAGGATAAATGTTGATGATATGTTAGTTTCTAGGGGTGTTGTTGATGCCCTTGATCACTCAAGTCCAAAATTTGCAGTTGGTGGAAAGCTAGGACTTGATTGTACTGGTGATGAAATCGAAGAGTTGGGAATCACACTTTTAGAAGATAGTGAATTATTATCTAAAACACAAAATATTACAGCAGAAGTAAAAGATTTAAAACAATATTTTAAAGATACAAAAAATCCAATTACAGTAATAAGCGTAGAAAAAACAAGAAATCAAAAATATCTTTTTGAAGATTTAAAACCACTATTTGAACATATTAAAATTTTAATAATTGTAGACGCAGCTAAAAATGATGTTACAAATCCATATATGTTAGTTTGGAGAGTTGCTAATAATATTGACTCTAACAGAGATTTATTTATTGATGGACACACTATTTGTTTGGATGCTACTGATAAAAACTCATACGACAATTTCAAACGAAGATGGCCTGATGATGTTGATTGTACAAAAGAGGTAATTGAATCGTTAAGACAAAGAAAAATCTTAGATGTAAGTGATGAATTTATAAAACAATTCTATTTATAA
- a CDS encoding NADH-quinone oxidoreductase subunit D has product MLNCDLLIDSKDIRTTLLRLKNEENYTILLDITVVDYLKFPDTTPSRFAVVYILRDYSFKNQISIKAFVDDNTLEVITASDLYESANWAEREAYDQYGIKFKGHPNLKRVLNHHQFVGHPLRKDYEITKGQICTETEDLMDEMNPLLASKGYTPEDINDLMLLNVGPSHPASHGTIRNFVAMEGETIAACVTEIGYLHRGFEKSCETHTYSQIIPYTDRLNYCSAILNNIGYSKAVEEMLNIDITPRAKMIRVIIGELSRIIDHLVCNAANMVDLGGLTNFWYLFAPRDMAYDLLSKLTGARLTNTYTRIGGLEFDLYDGFNEDLTAVLKATQTAIDDALSLIAHNKIFLDRTQDVGVIKPDFAIQYGITGPNLRAAGVAHDLRKNKPYYGYENFDFDIVVGSHGDIYDRMMCRFEEMRQSISIIKQAMKVLPDGPINVNAPGILLPSKKDVYGNIEGLMNQFKLTFEGIKVPKGEYYSSTEAANGELGFFIVSDGSGRPYKVKCRPPCFYSLSALSKIFEGGMLADAVVTMASMNFIAGEFDR; this is encoded by the coding sequence ATGCTTAATTGTGATTTATTAATTGATTCTAAAGATATTAGAACAACTCTTTTAAGATTAAAAAATGAAGAAAATTACACAATATTATTAGATATTACAGTAGTTGATTATTTAAAATTTCCAGATACAACTCCATCAAGATTTGCTGTGGTTTATATTTTAAGAGATTATTCATTTAAAAATCAAATTTCTATAAAAGCTTTTGTTGATGATAATACTCTTGAAGTTATAACTGCTAGTGATTTATATGAATCTGCAAATTGGGCAGAAAGAGAAGCTTATGACCAGTATGGTATTAAGTTCAAAGGTCATCCTAATTTAAAAAGAGTTTTAAATCATCATCAGTTTGTTGGACATCCTTTAAGAAAAGATTATGAAATCACAAAAGGTCAAATCTGTACTGAAACTGAAGATTTGATGGATGAAATGAACCCTTTATTAGCATCAAAAGGTTATACACCAGAAGATATTAATGATTTAATGTTATTAAATGTAGGACCATCACACCCAGCAAGTCATGGAACAATAAGAAATTTTGTTGCAATGGAAGGTGAAACAATTGCAGCTTGTGTGACAGAAATTGGATATTTACATAGAGGTTTTGAAAAATCTTGTGAAACTCACACTTATTCACAAATTATTCCATATACTGATAGATTAAATTATTGTAGTGCTATTTTAAATAATATTGGTTATTCAAAAGCGGTTGAAGAGATGTTAAATATTGACATAACTCCCAGAGCCAAAATGATAAGAGTAATTATTGGTGAATTAAGTAGAATTATTGACCATTTAGTTTGTAATGCAGCAAATATGGTTGATTTAGGTGGACTAACAAACTTTTGGTATCTATTTGCTCCACGTGATATGGCTTATGATTTATTATCAAAATTAACAGGTGCACGTCTAACAAATACTTACACAAGAATTGGTGGTTTAGAATTTGATTTATATGATGGTTTTAATGAAGATTTAACAGCAGTTTTAAAAGCAACGCAAACAGCTATTGATGACGCTTTATCATTAATTGCTCATAATAAGATTTTCTTAGATAGAACTCAAGATGTTGGTGTTATAAAACCAGATTTTGCAATTCAATATGGAATTACTGGACCAAATTTAAGAGCTGCTGGTGTAGCTCATGATTTGAGAAAAAATAAACCTTATTATGGATATGAAAATTTTGATTTTGACATTGTTGTAGGAAGTCATGGAGATATTTACGACAGAATGATGTGTAGATTTGAAGAAATGAGACAATCTATTAGTATTATTAAACAAGCTATGAAGGTACTTCCTGATGGACCTATAAATGTAAATGCTCCAGGAATTTTACTTCCAAGTAAAAAAGATGTTTATGGAAATATTGAGGGTTTAATGAATCAATTCAAATTAACATTTGAGGGAATAAAAGTTCCCAAAGGTGAATATTATTCATCAACTGAAGCCGCGAATGGCGAGTTAGGATTTTTCATAGTTAGTGATGGAAGTGGAAGACCTTACAAAGTTAAATGTAGACCTCCTTGCTTTTATTCACTTTCAGCCCTATCAAAAATTTTTGAAGGTGGAATGTTAGCAGATGCTGTTGTTACAATGGCGAGTATGAATTTTATTGCCGGGGAGTTTGATAGATAA
- a CDS encoding threonine/serine exporter family protein: MEIILDILIKSIFASIASTGFAMLFNVPKHTLKFCALGGGITYIIRNVSIELGASIELSTFIASSYIGYITLKWSRKFLIPRPVYSVAAIIPMIPGTYAFTAMIALVDMNSHGVTPELIELFIENFLRALAILGAITFGLALTSLYYMRLNRPVI; encoded by the coding sequence ATGGAAATAATTTTAGATATTTTAATTAAATCAATTTTTGCAAGTATCGCTTCAACTGGATTTGCAATGCTTTTTAATGTTCCAAAACATACTTTGAAGTTTTGTGCACTAGGAGGTGGAATTACTTATATTATTAGAAATGTATCTATTGAACTTGGGGCTTCTATTGAGCTTTCAACTTTTATTGCTTCTTCATACATAGGATATATAACTCTTAAATGGTCAAGAAAATTTTTGATTCCAAGACCTGTATATTCAGTTGCTGCAATTATTCCTATGATTCCTGGAACTTATGCATTTACAGCAATGATTGCTTTAGTTGATATGAATTCCCATGGAGTTACACCTGAATTAATTGAATTATTTATAGAAAACTTCTTAAGAGCATTGGCAATTTTAGGAGCTATTACTTTTGGATTAGCACTTACATCTTTGTATTATATGAGATTAAACAGGCCAGTTATATAA